The Zonotrichia albicollis isolate bZonAlb1 chromosome 6, bZonAlb1.hap1, whole genome shotgun sequence genome window below encodes:
- the AP2A2 gene encoding AP-2 complex subunit alpha-2 isoform X2, translated as MPAVSKGDGMRGLAVFISDIRNCKSKEAEIKRINKELANIRSKFKGDKALDGYSKKKYVCKLLFIFLLGHDIDFGHMEAVNLLSSNRYTEKQIGYLFISVLVNSNSELIRLINNAIKNDLASRNPTFMGLALHCIANVGSREMAEAFAGEIPKILVAGDTMDSVKQSAALCLLRLYRTSPDLVPMGDWTSRVVHLLNDQHLGVVTAATSLITTLAQKNPEEFKTSVSLAVSRLSRIVTSASTDLQDYTYYFVPAPWLSVKLLRLLQCYPPPDPAVRGRLTECLETILNKAQEPPKSKKVQHSNAKNAVLFEAISLIIHHDSEPNLLVRACNQLGQFLQHRETNLRYLALESMCTLASSEFSHEAVKTHIETVINALKTERDVSVRQRAVDLLYAMCDRSNAQQIVAEMLNYLETADYSIREEIVLKVAILAEKYAVDYTWYVDTILNLIRIAGDYVSEEVWYRVIQIVINRDDVQGYAAKTVFEALQAPACHENLVKVGGYILGEFGNLIAGDPRSSPLIQFNLLHSKFHLCSVPTRALLLSTYIKFVNLFPEIKTTIQDVLRSDSQLKNADVELQQRAVEYLRLSTIASTDILATVLEEMPPFPERESSILAKLKKKKGPGTVTDLEEIKKERSSDMNGSAEPASVNASVVSTPSPSADLLGLGAAPVTNSAPPPSSSGSLLVDVFSDSASAVAPLAPGSDDNFASPDLASSEVVSEEPADTVHDADELFHKFVCKNNGVLFENQLLQIGLKSEFRQNLGRMFIFYGNKTSTQFLNFTPTVICSDDLQSSLNLQTKPVDPTVDGGAQVQQVVNIECVSDFMEAPILNIQFRYGGTFQNLSVKLPITLNKFFQPTEMSSQDFFQRWKQLSNPKQEVQNIFKAKHPMDAEITKAKIIGFGSALLEEVDPNPANFVGAGIIHTKTTQIGCLLRLEPNLQAQMYRLTLRTSKEAVSQRLCELLSEQF; from the exons GCAAAAGTAAAGAGGCAGAAATAAAGAGGATAAATAAAGAACTAGCAAATATTCGGTCAAAATTTAAAG GTGACAAGGCTCTGGATGGTTACAGTAAGAAAAAATATGTCTGCAAACTGCTCTTCATCTTTCTGCTGGGGCATGACATTGACTTTGGTCACATGGAAGCTGTAAACCTGCTCAGTTCCAATAGATATACAGAGAAACAAATT GGCTATCTGTTCATCTCCGTGCTGGTGAACTCCAACAGCGAGCTCATCCGCCTGATAAACAACGCCATCAAGAACGACCTGGCCAGCCGCAACCCCACCTTCATGGGCCTTGCCCTGCACTGCATTGCCAACGTGGGCAGCCGGGAGATGGCCGAAGCGTTTGCTggagaaattcccaaaattctcgTGGCTGG AGACACTATGGATAGTGTGAAGCAAAGTGCTGCTTTATGCTTGCTGCGTTTGTACAGAACTTCTCCTGACCTTGTTCCCATGGGAGACTGGACATCTCGAGTGGTGCATCTCCTCAATGACCAGCACTTG ggtGTGGTTACTGCAGCTACAAGTCTGATCACCACTTTGGCACAGAAGAACCCAGAAGAGTTTAAGACTTCAGTCTCCTTGGCAGTGTCTAGATTAAGCAGA ATTGTAACTTCTGCATCAACAGACCTTCAGGACTACACATACTACTTTGTTCCTGCTCCCTGGCTATCTGTGAAACTTCTGAGGCTGTTACAGTGCTATCCACCTCCAG ACCCTGCGGTACGTGGCCGTCTGACAGAATGCCTGGAAACCATCCTCAACAAAGCGCAGGAGCCACCAAAGTCAAAGAAGGTTCAACACTCGAATGCAAAGAATGCTGTCCTGTTTGAGGCAATAAGCTTAATTATACATCATGACAG TGAGCCAAACCTGCTAGTCCGTGCCTGTAACCAGCTAGGTCAGTTCTTGCAGCACCGAGAAACTAATTTGCGTTACCTAGCACTGGAAAGCATGTGCACGCTTGCCAGCTCTGAATTCTCACATGAGGCTGTGAAAACACACATAGAAACAGTTATCAATGCATTGAAG ACTGAGAGAGATGTGAGTGTACGACAAAGAGCTGTGGATCTCCTGTATGCAATGTGTGACCGAAGCAATGCCCAGCAGATTGTGGCTGAAATGCTCAATTACCTGGAGACTGCTGATTATTCCATTAGAGAAGAAATT GTTCTGAAGGTTGCAATTCTAGCTGAGAAGTATGCAGTGGATTACACCTGGTATGTGGATACAATCCTGAATCTGATTCGCATTGCTGGTGACTATGTCAGTGAAGAAGTGTGGTACCGAGTTATTCAGATTGTCATCAACAGGGATGATGTGCAAGGATATGCAGCAAAGACTGTGTTTGAG GCCCTTCAAGCTCCAGCATGCCATGAGAATCTTGTAAAAGTGGGTGGCTACATCTTGGGAGAATTTGGAAATCTGATAGCAGGTGATCCAAGATCAAG tCCCCTCATCCAGTTCAACTTGCTACATTCCAAGTTTCATCTGTGTAGTGTTCCTACCCGAGCTCTGCTTCTGTCTACCTACATCAAGTTTGTGAACCTGTTTCCAGAAATCAAAACTACAATTCAAGATGTGCTGCGCAGTGACAGTCAGCTAAAGAATGCTGATGttgagctgcagcagagagctgttGAGTATTTGAGACTCAGTACTATTGCTAGTACTGATATATTG GCTACAGTGTTGGAAGAAATGCCTCCCTTTCCAGAGAGGGAATCTTCCATTTTGGCTaaactgaagaagaagaaaggcccAGGCACAGTTACTGACCTGGAAGAGATCAAAAAGGAGAGGAGCTCTGATATGAATGGAAGTGCTGAACCTGCCTCTGTCAATGCCAGTGTTGTT TCTACTCCTTCTCCATCGGCGGATCTGCTGGGTCTGGGTGCTGCCCCTGTCACCAATTCAGCTCCCCCACCTTCCTCTAGTGGTAGCCTGCTCGTGGATGTATTTTCAGATTCAGCTTCTGCAGTTGCACCTCTTGCTCCTGGTTCTGATGACAACTTTGCGAG CCCTGACCTGGCTTCATCTGAGGTAGTTTCTGAGGAACCAGCTGATACTGTGCATGATGCTGATGAGCTTTTTCACAA GTTTGTGTGTAAAAATAATGGAGTCTTATTTGAAAATCAGTTGCTACAAATTGGCTTGAAATCTGAATTTCGACAGAACCTGG GTCGTATGTTCATATTCTATGGTAATAAGACATCAACACAGTTCTTGAATTTTACTCCAACAGTAATCTGCTCAGATGACCTTCAGTCAA GCCTGAATCTTCAGACAAAACCTGTTGACCCCACAGTGGATGGAGGTGCACAGGTTCAGCAGGTTGTGAACATTGAATGTGTGTCAGACTTCATGGAAGCTCCAATCCTGAACATTCAGTTCAG GTACGGTGGAACATTTCAAAATCTTTCAGTAAAATTACCCATCACTCTGAATAAATTTTTCCAGCCAACAGAGATGTCTTCTCAAGACTTTTTTCAGCGTTGGAAGCAGCTGAGCAA TCCCAAACAGGAAGTACAGAATATCTTTAAAGCAAAGCACCCGATGGATGCAGAGATCACGAAAGCAAAG
- the AP2A2 gene encoding AP-2 complex subunit alpha-2 isoform X4, translating into MPAVSKGDGMRGLAVFISDIRNCKSKEAEIKRINKELANIRSKFKGDKALDGYSKKKYVCKLLFIFLLGHDIDFGHMEAVNLLSSNRYTEKQIGYLFISVLVNSNSELIRLINNAIKNDLASRNPTFMGLALHCIANVGSREMAEAFAGEIPKILVAGDTMDSVKQSAALCLLRLYRTSPDLVPMGDWTSRVVHLLNDQHLGVVTAATSLITTLAQKNPEEFKTSVSLAVSRLSRIVTSASTDLQDYTYYFVPAPWLSVKLLRLLQCYPPPDPAVRGRLTECLETILNKAQEPPKSKKVQHSNAKNAVLFEAISLIIHHDSEPNLLVRACNQLGQFLQHRETNLRYLALESMCTLASSEFSHEAVKTHIETVINALKTERDVSVRQRAVDLLYAMCDRSNAQQIVAEMLNYLETADYSIREEIVLKVAILAEKYAVDYTWYVDTILNLIRIAGDYVSEEVWYRVIQIVINRDDVQGYAAKTVFEALQAPACHENLVKVGGYILGEFGNLIAGDPRSSPLIQFNLLHSKFHLCSVPTRALLLSTYIKFVNLFPEIKTTIQDVLRSDSQLKNADVELQQRAVEYLRLSTIASTDILATVLEEMPPFPERESSILAKLKKKKGPGTVTDLEEIKKERSSDMNGSAEPASVNASVVSTPSPSADLLGLGAAPVTNSAPPPSSSGSLLVDVFSDSASAVAPLAPGSDDNFARFVCKNNGVLFENQLLQIGLKSEFRQNLGRMFIFYGNKTSTQFLNFTPTVICSDDLQSSLNLQTKPVDPTVDGGAQVQQVVNIECVSDFMEAPILNIQFRYGGTFQNLSVKLPITLNKFFQPTEMSSQDFFQRWKQLSNPKQEVQNIFKAKHPMDAEITKAKIIGFGSALLEEVDPNPANFVGAGIIHTKTTQIGCLLRLEPNLQAQMYRLTLRTSKEAVSQRLCELLSEQF; encoded by the exons GCAAAAGTAAAGAGGCAGAAATAAAGAGGATAAATAAAGAACTAGCAAATATTCGGTCAAAATTTAAAG GTGACAAGGCTCTGGATGGTTACAGTAAGAAAAAATATGTCTGCAAACTGCTCTTCATCTTTCTGCTGGGGCATGACATTGACTTTGGTCACATGGAAGCTGTAAACCTGCTCAGTTCCAATAGATATACAGAGAAACAAATT GGCTATCTGTTCATCTCCGTGCTGGTGAACTCCAACAGCGAGCTCATCCGCCTGATAAACAACGCCATCAAGAACGACCTGGCCAGCCGCAACCCCACCTTCATGGGCCTTGCCCTGCACTGCATTGCCAACGTGGGCAGCCGGGAGATGGCCGAAGCGTTTGCTggagaaattcccaaaattctcgTGGCTGG AGACACTATGGATAGTGTGAAGCAAAGTGCTGCTTTATGCTTGCTGCGTTTGTACAGAACTTCTCCTGACCTTGTTCCCATGGGAGACTGGACATCTCGAGTGGTGCATCTCCTCAATGACCAGCACTTG ggtGTGGTTACTGCAGCTACAAGTCTGATCACCACTTTGGCACAGAAGAACCCAGAAGAGTTTAAGACTTCAGTCTCCTTGGCAGTGTCTAGATTAAGCAGA ATTGTAACTTCTGCATCAACAGACCTTCAGGACTACACATACTACTTTGTTCCTGCTCCCTGGCTATCTGTGAAACTTCTGAGGCTGTTACAGTGCTATCCACCTCCAG ACCCTGCGGTACGTGGCCGTCTGACAGAATGCCTGGAAACCATCCTCAACAAAGCGCAGGAGCCACCAAAGTCAAAGAAGGTTCAACACTCGAATGCAAAGAATGCTGTCCTGTTTGAGGCAATAAGCTTAATTATACATCATGACAG TGAGCCAAACCTGCTAGTCCGTGCCTGTAACCAGCTAGGTCAGTTCTTGCAGCACCGAGAAACTAATTTGCGTTACCTAGCACTGGAAAGCATGTGCACGCTTGCCAGCTCTGAATTCTCACATGAGGCTGTGAAAACACACATAGAAACAGTTATCAATGCATTGAAG ACTGAGAGAGATGTGAGTGTACGACAAAGAGCTGTGGATCTCCTGTATGCAATGTGTGACCGAAGCAATGCCCAGCAGATTGTGGCTGAAATGCTCAATTACCTGGAGACTGCTGATTATTCCATTAGAGAAGAAATT GTTCTGAAGGTTGCAATTCTAGCTGAGAAGTATGCAGTGGATTACACCTGGTATGTGGATACAATCCTGAATCTGATTCGCATTGCTGGTGACTATGTCAGTGAAGAAGTGTGGTACCGAGTTATTCAGATTGTCATCAACAGGGATGATGTGCAAGGATATGCAGCAAAGACTGTGTTTGAG GCCCTTCAAGCTCCAGCATGCCATGAGAATCTTGTAAAAGTGGGTGGCTACATCTTGGGAGAATTTGGAAATCTGATAGCAGGTGATCCAAGATCAAG tCCCCTCATCCAGTTCAACTTGCTACATTCCAAGTTTCATCTGTGTAGTGTTCCTACCCGAGCTCTGCTTCTGTCTACCTACATCAAGTTTGTGAACCTGTTTCCAGAAATCAAAACTACAATTCAAGATGTGCTGCGCAGTGACAGTCAGCTAAAGAATGCTGATGttgagctgcagcagagagctgttGAGTATTTGAGACTCAGTACTATTGCTAGTACTGATATATTG GCTACAGTGTTGGAAGAAATGCCTCCCTTTCCAGAGAGGGAATCTTCCATTTTGGCTaaactgaagaagaagaaaggcccAGGCACAGTTACTGACCTGGAAGAGATCAAAAAGGAGAGGAGCTCTGATATGAATGGAAGTGCTGAACCTGCCTCTGTCAATGCCAGTGTTGTT TCTACTCCTTCTCCATCGGCGGATCTGCTGGGTCTGGGTGCTGCCCCTGTCACCAATTCAGCTCCCCCACCTTCCTCTAGTGGTAGCCTGCTCGTGGATGTATTTTCAGATTCAGCTTCTGCAGTTGCACCTCTTGCTCCTGGTTCTGATGACAACTTTGCGAG GTTTGTGTGTAAAAATAATGGAGTCTTATTTGAAAATCAGTTGCTACAAATTGGCTTGAAATCTGAATTTCGACAGAACCTGG GTCGTATGTTCATATTCTATGGTAATAAGACATCAACACAGTTCTTGAATTTTACTCCAACAGTAATCTGCTCAGATGACCTTCAGTCAA GCCTGAATCTTCAGACAAAACCTGTTGACCCCACAGTGGATGGAGGTGCACAGGTTCAGCAGGTTGTGAACATTGAATGTGTGTCAGACTTCATGGAAGCTCCAATCCTGAACATTCAGTTCAG GTACGGTGGAACATTTCAAAATCTTTCAGTAAAATTACCCATCACTCTGAATAAATTTTTCCAGCCAACAGAGATGTCTTCTCAAGACTTTTTTCAGCGTTGGAAGCAGCTGAGCAA TCCCAAACAGGAAGTACAGAATATCTTTAAAGCAAAGCACCCGATGGATGCAGAGATCACGAAAGCAAAG
- the AP2A2 gene encoding AP-2 complex subunit alpha-2 isoform X1, which translates to MPAVSKGDGMRGLAVFISDIRNCKSKEAEIKRINKELANIRSKFKGDKALDGYSKKKYVCKLLFIFLLGHDIDFGHMEAVNLLSSNRYTEKQIGYLFISVLVNSNSELIRLINNAIKNDLASRNPTFMGLALHCIANVGSREMAEAFAGEIPKILVAGDTMDSVKQSAALCLLRLYRTSPDLVPMGDWTSRVVHLLNDQHLGVVTAATSLITTLAQKNPEEFKTSVSLAVSRLSRIVTSASTDLQDYTYYFVPAPWLSVKLLRLLQCYPPPEDPAVRGRLTECLETILNKAQEPPKSKKVQHSNAKNAVLFEAISLIIHHDSEPNLLVRACNQLGQFLQHRETNLRYLALESMCTLASSEFSHEAVKTHIETVINALKTERDVSVRQRAVDLLYAMCDRSNAQQIVAEMLNYLETADYSIREEIVLKVAILAEKYAVDYTWYVDTILNLIRIAGDYVSEEVWYRVIQIVINRDDVQGYAAKTVFEALQAPACHENLVKVGGYILGEFGNLIAGDPRSSPLIQFNLLHSKFHLCSVPTRALLLSTYIKFVNLFPEIKTTIQDVLRSDSQLKNADVELQQRAVEYLRLSTIASTDILATVLEEMPPFPERESSILAKLKKKKGPGTVTDLEEIKKERSSDMNGSAEPASVNASVVSTPSPSADLLGLGAAPVTNSAPPPSSSGSLLVDVFSDSASAVAPLAPGSDDNFASPDLASSEVVSEEPADTVHDADELFHKFVCKNNGVLFENQLLQIGLKSEFRQNLGRMFIFYGNKTSTQFLNFTPTVICSDDLQSSLNLQTKPVDPTVDGGAQVQQVVNIECVSDFMEAPILNIQFRYGGTFQNLSVKLPITLNKFFQPTEMSSQDFFQRWKQLSNPKQEVQNIFKAKHPMDAEITKAKIIGFGSALLEEVDPNPANFVGAGIIHTKTTQIGCLLRLEPNLQAQMYRLTLRTSKEAVSQRLCELLSEQF; encoded by the exons GCAAAAGTAAAGAGGCAGAAATAAAGAGGATAAATAAAGAACTAGCAAATATTCGGTCAAAATTTAAAG GTGACAAGGCTCTGGATGGTTACAGTAAGAAAAAATATGTCTGCAAACTGCTCTTCATCTTTCTGCTGGGGCATGACATTGACTTTGGTCACATGGAAGCTGTAAACCTGCTCAGTTCCAATAGATATACAGAGAAACAAATT GGCTATCTGTTCATCTCCGTGCTGGTGAACTCCAACAGCGAGCTCATCCGCCTGATAAACAACGCCATCAAGAACGACCTGGCCAGCCGCAACCCCACCTTCATGGGCCTTGCCCTGCACTGCATTGCCAACGTGGGCAGCCGGGAGATGGCCGAAGCGTTTGCTggagaaattcccaaaattctcgTGGCTGG AGACACTATGGATAGTGTGAAGCAAAGTGCTGCTTTATGCTTGCTGCGTTTGTACAGAACTTCTCCTGACCTTGTTCCCATGGGAGACTGGACATCTCGAGTGGTGCATCTCCTCAATGACCAGCACTTG ggtGTGGTTACTGCAGCTACAAGTCTGATCACCACTTTGGCACAGAAGAACCCAGAAGAGTTTAAGACTTCAGTCTCCTTGGCAGTGTCTAGATTAAGCAGA ATTGTAACTTCTGCATCAACAGACCTTCAGGACTACACATACTACTTTGTTCCTGCTCCCTGGCTATCTGTGAAACTTCTGAGGCTGTTACAGTGCTATCCACCTCCAG AAGACCCTGCGGTACGTGGCCGTCTGACAGAATGCCTGGAAACCATCCTCAACAAAGCGCAGGAGCCACCAAAGTCAAAGAAGGTTCAACACTCGAATGCAAAGAATGCTGTCCTGTTTGAGGCAATAAGCTTAATTATACATCATGACAG TGAGCCAAACCTGCTAGTCCGTGCCTGTAACCAGCTAGGTCAGTTCTTGCAGCACCGAGAAACTAATTTGCGTTACCTAGCACTGGAAAGCATGTGCACGCTTGCCAGCTCTGAATTCTCACATGAGGCTGTGAAAACACACATAGAAACAGTTATCAATGCATTGAAG ACTGAGAGAGATGTGAGTGTACGACAAAGAGCTGTGGATCTCCTGTATGCAATGTGTGACCGAAGCAATGCCCAGCAGATTGTGGCTGAAATGCTCAATTACCTGGAGACTGCTGATTATTCCATTAGAGAAGAAATT GTTCTGAAGGTTGCAATTCTAGCTGAGAAGTATGCAGTGGATTACACCTGGTATGTGGATACAATCCTGAATCTGATTCGCATTGCTGGTGACTATGTCAGTGAAGAAGTGTGGTACCGAGTTATTCAGATTGTCATCAACAGGGATGATGTGCAAGGATATGCAGCAAAGACTGTGTTTGAG GCCCTTCAAGCTCCAGCATGCCATGAGAATCTTGTAAAAGTGGGTGGCTACATCTTGGGAGAATTTGGAAATCTGATAGCAGGTGATCCAAGATCAAG tCCCCTCATCCAGTTCAACTTGCTACATTCCAAGTTTCATCTGTGTAGTGTTCCTACCCGAGCTCTGCTTCTGTCTACCTACATCAAGTTTGTGAACCTGTTTCCAGAAATCAAAACTACAATTCAAGATGTGCTGCGCAGTGACAGTCAGCTAAAGAATGCTGATGttgagctgcagcagagagctgttGAGTATTTGAGACTCAGTACTATTGCTAGTACTGATATATTG GCTACAGTGTTGGAAGAAATGCCTCCCTTTCCAGAGAGGGAATCTTCCATTTTGGCTaaactgaagaagaagaaaggcccAGGCACAGTTACTGACCTGGAAGAGATCAAAAAGGAGAGGAGCTCTGATATGAATGGAAGTGCTGAACCTGCCTCTGTCAATGCCAGTGTTGTT TCTACTCCTTCTCCATCGGCGGATCTGCTGGGTCTGGGTGCTGCCCCTGTCACCAATTCAGCTCCCCCACCTTCCTCTAGTGGTAGCCTGCTCGTGGATGTATTTTCAGATTCAGCTTCTGCAGTTGCACCTCTTGCTCCTGGTTCTGATGACAACTTTGCGAG CCCTGACCTGGCTTCATCTGAGGTAGTTTCTGAGGAACCAGCTGATACTGTGCATGATGCTGATGAGCTTTTTCACAA GTTTGTGTGTAAAAATAATGGAGTCTTATTTGAAAATCAGTTGCTACAAATTGGCTTGAAATCTGAATTTCGACAGAACCTGG GTCGTATGTTCATATTCTATGGTAATAAGACATCAACACAGTTCTTGAATTTTACTCCAACAGTAATCTGCTCAGATGACCTTCAGTCAA GCCTGAATCTTCAGACAAAACCTGTTGACCCCACAGTGGATGGAGGTGCACAGGTTCAGCAGGTTGTGAACATTGAATGTGTGTCAGACTTCATGGAAGCTCCAATCCTGAACATTCAGTTCAG GTACGGTGGAACATTTCAAAATCTTTCAGTAAAATTACCCATCACTCTGAATAAATTTTTCCAGCCAACAGAGATGTCTTCTCAAGACTTTTTTCAGCGTTGGAAGCAGCTGAGCAA TCCCAAACAGGAAGTACAGAATATCTTTAAAGCAAAGCACCCGATGGATGCAGAGATCACGAAAGCAAAG
- the AP2A2 gene encoding AP-2 complex subunit alpha-2 isoform X3, which translates to MPAVSKGDGMRGLAVFISDIRNCKSKEAEIKRINKELANIRSKFKGDKALDGYSKKKYVCKLLFIFLLGHDIDFGHMEAVNLLSSNRYTEKQIGYLFISVLVNSNSELIRLINNAIKNDLASRNPTFMGLALHCIANVGSREMAEAFAGEIPKILVAGDTMDSVKQSAALCLLRLYRTSPDLVPMGDWTSRVVHLLNDQHLGVVTAATSLITTLAQKNPEEFKTSVSLAVSRLSRIVTSASTDLQDYTYYFVPAPWLSVKLLRLLQCYPPPEDPAVRGRLTECLETILNKAQEPPKSKKVQHSNAKNAVLFEAISLIIHHDSEPNLLVRACNQLGQFLQHRETNLRYLALESMCTLASSEFSHEAVKTHIETVINALKTERDVSVRQRAVDLLYAMCDRSNAQQIVAEMLNYLETADYSIREEIVLKVAILAEKYAVDYTWYVDTILNLIRIAGDYVSEEVWYRVIQIVINRDDVQGYAAKTVFEALQAPACHENLVKVGGYILGEFGNLIAGDPRSSPLIQFNLLHSKFHLCSVPTRALLLSTYIKFVNLFPEIKTTIQDVLRSDSQLKNADVELQQRAVEYLRLSTIASTDILATVLEEMPPFPERESSILAKLKKKKGPGTVTDLEEIKKERSSDMNGSAEPASVNASVVSTPSPSADLLGLGAAPVTNSAPPPSSSGSLLVDVFSDSASAVAPLAPGSDDNFARFVCKNNGVLFENQLLQIGLKSEFRQNLGRMFIFYGNKTSTQFLNFTPTVICSDDLQSSLNLQTKPVDPTVDGGAQVQQVVNIECVSDFMEAPILNIQFRYGGTFQNLSVKLPITLNKFFQPTEMSSQDFFQRWKQLSNPKQEVQNIFKAKHPMDAEITKAKIIGFGSALLEEVDPNPANFVGAGIIHTKTTQIGCLLRLEPNLQAQMYRLTLRTSKEAVSQRLCELLSEQF; encoded by the exons GCAAAAGTAAAGAGGCAGAAATAAAGAGGATAAATAAAGAACTAGCAAATATTCGGTCAAAATTTAAAG GTGACAAGGCTCTGGATGGTTACAGTAAGAAAAAATATGTCTGCAAACTGCTCTTCATCTTTCTGCTGGGGCATGACATTGACTTTGGTCACATGGAAGCTGTAAACCTGCTCAGTTCCAATAGATATACAGAGAAACAAATT GGCTATCTGTTCATCTCCGTGCTGGTGAACTCCAACAGCGAGCTCATCCGCCTGATAAACAACGCCATCAAGAACGACCTGGCCAGCCGCAACCCCACCTTCATGGGCCTTGCCCTGCACTGCATTGCCAACGTGGGCAGCCGGGAGATGGCCGAAGCGTTTGCTggagaaattcccaaaattctcgTGGCTGG AGACACTATGGATAGTGTGAAGCAAAGTGCTGCTTTATGCTTGCTGCGTTTGTACAGAACTTCTCCTGACCTTGTTCCCATGGGAGACTGGACATCTCGAGTGGTGCATCTCCTCAATGACCAGCACTTG ggtGTGGTTACTGCAGCTACAAGTCTGATCACCACTTTGGCACAGAAGAACCCAGAAGAGTTTAAGACTTCAGTCTCCTTGGCAGTGTCTAGATTAAGCAGA ATTGTAACTTCTGCATCAACAGACCTTCAGGACTACACATACTACTTTGTTCCTGCTCCCTGGCTATCTGTGAAACTTCTGAGGCTGTTACAGTGCTATCCACCTCCAG AAGACCCTGCGGTACGTGGCCGTCTGACAGAATGCCTGGAAACCATCCTCAACAAAGCGCAGGAGCCACCAAAGTCAAAGAAGGTTCAACACTCGAATGCAAAGAATGCTGTCCTGTTTGAGGCAATAAGCTTAATTATACATCATGACAG TGAGCCAAACCTGCTAGTCCGTGCCTGTAACCAGCTAGGTCAGTTCTTGCAGCACCGAGAAACTAATTTGCGTTACCTAGCACTGGAAAGCATGTGCACGCTTGCCAGCTCTGAATTCTCACATGAGGCTGTGAAAACACACATAGAAACAGTTATCAATGCATTGAAG ACTGAGAGAGATGTGAGTGTACGACAAAGAGCTGTGGATCTCCTGTATGCAATGTGTGACCGAAGCAATGCCCAGCAGATTGTGGCTGAAATGCTCAATTACCTGGAGACTGCTGATTATTCCATTAGAGAAGAAATT GTTCTGAAGGTTGCAATTCTAGCTGAGAAGTATGCAGTGGATTACACCTGGTATGTGGATACAATCCTGAATCTGATTCGCATTGCTGGTGACTATGTCAGTGAAGAAGTGTGGTACCGAGTTATTCAGATTGTCATCAACAGGGATGATGTGCAAGGATATGCAGCAAAGACTGTGTTTGAG GCCCTTCAAGCTCCAGCATGCCATGAGAATCTTGTAAAAGTGGGTGGCTACATCTTGGGAGAATTTGGAAATCTGATAGCAGGTGATCCAAGATCAAG tCCCCTCATCCAGTTCAACTTGCTACATTCCAAGTTTCATCTGTGTAGTGTTCCTACCCGAGCTCTGCTTCTGTCTACCTACATCAAGTTTGTGAACCTGTTTCCAGAAATCAAAACTACAATTCAAGATGTGCTGCGCAGTGACAGTCAGCTAAAGAATGCTGATGttgagctgcagcagagagctgttGAGTATTTGAGACTCAGTACTATTGCTAGTACTGATATATTG GCTACAGTGTTGGAAGAAATGCCTCCCTTTCCAGAGAGGGAATCTTCCATTTTGGCTaaactgaagaagaagaaaggcccAGGCACAGTTACTGACCTGGAAGAGATCAAAAAGGAGAGGAGCTCTGATATGAATGGAAGTGCTGAACCTGCCTCTGTCAATGCCAGTGTTGTT TCTACTCCTTCTCCATCGGCGGATCTGCTGGGTCTGGGTGCTGCCCCTGTCACCAATTCAGCTCCCCCACCTTCCTCTAGTGGTAGCCTGCTCGTGGATGTATTTTCAGATTCAGCTTCTGCAGTTGCACCTCTTGCTCCTGGTTCTGATGACAACTTTGCGAG GTTTGTGTGTAAAAATAATGGAGTCTTATTTGAAAATCAGTTGCTACAAATTGGCTTGAAATCTGAATTTCGACAGAACCTGG GTCGTATGTTCATATTCTATGGTAATAAGACATCAACACAGTTCTTGAATTTTACTCCAACAGTAATCTGCTCAGATGACCTTCAGTCAA GCCTGAATCTTCAGACAAAACCTGTTGACCCCACAGTGGATGGAGGTGCACAGGTTCAGCAGGTTGTGAACATTGAATGTGTGTCAGACTTCATGGAAGCTCCAATCCTGAACATTCAGTTCAG GTACGGTGGAACATTTCAAAATCTTTCAGTAAAATTACCCATCACTCTGAATAAATTTTTCCAGCCAACAGAGATGTCTTCTCAAGACTTTTTTCAGCGTTGGAAGCAGCTGAGCAA TCCCAAACAGGAAGTACAGAATATCTTTAAAGCAAAGCACCCGATGGATGCAGAGATCACGAAAGCAAAG